One window of Hymenobacter sp. BRD128 genomic DNA carries:
- a CDS encoding efflux RND transporter periplasmic adaptor subunit, producing MKRMFFLLSLGGLFFTSCSSKQEEKEEQIKLLVTSPLQKDTTITKEYVAQIHAYQHIELRALEKGYLQKIFVDEGQEVKKGQAMFQIMPLIYNADVQKSQAEANYVGIEYRNTKNLADSNIVSKNELALAKAKFDKAKAEVSLAKTHLQFTAIKAPFDGIMDHFQGRLGSLVNEGDLLTTLSDNSKMWVYFNVPEAEYIAYKEHAKASDNAVSVKLLMANNEVFPYPGKVQTIEADFNNETGNIAFRATFPNPNGLLRNGETGSVLMTVPLKHALIIPQKATFEVLEKKFVYVVDKNNVVHQREVNVASEMPDLYVLKDGIAPSDKILLEGIRKVKDGDKISYTYEAPEKVLPRLKVYSE from the coding sequence ATGAAACGAATGTTCTTCTTGCTGAGCCTGGGCGGCTTGTTTTTTACGAGCTGCTCAAGTAAGCAGGAGGAAAAAGAAGAACAAATAAAATTGTTGGTTACTAGTCCTTTACAAAAGGATACCACTATTACCAAAGAATACGTGGCCCAGATTCACGCCTACCAGCACATCGAGTTGCGGGCGCTGGAGAAGGGTTACCTGCAAAAGATATTCGTGGACGAAGGCCAGGAGGTGAAAAAAGGCCAGGCCATGTTCCAGATTATGCCCCTCATCTACAACGCCGACGTGCAGAAGTCGCAGGCGGAGGCCAACTACGTGGGCATTGAGTACCGCAACACGAAGAATCTGGCTGATAGTAACATCGTGTCGAAGAATGAGTTGGCCCTAGCTAAGGCTAAGTTCGACAAGGCCAAGGCGGAAGTATCGCTGGCCAAAACCCACTTGCAGTTTACTGCCATCAAGGCGCCGTTCGACGGCATCATGGACCACTTTCAGGGCCGGCTGGGCAGCCTCGTAAATGAGGGCGACCTGCTGACGACGCTCTCCGACAACAGCAAGATGTGGGTGTACTTCAACGTGCCTGAGGCGGAATATATCGCCTATAAAGAGCACGCCAAGGCTAGCGACAACGCGGTGAGCGTGAAGCTGCTGATGGCTAATAATGAGGTATTTCCTTACCCTGGTAAGGTGCAAACCATTGAGGCTGACTTTAATAACGAAACCGGCAACATCGCTTTCCGGGCCACCTTCCCGAATCCTAACGGCTTGCTGCGCAACGGCGAAACCGGCAGCGTGCTGATGACTGTGCCGCTCAAGCACGCCCTCATCATTCCGCAAAAAGCCACTTTCGAGGTGCTCGAAAAGAAGTTTGTGTACGTGGTGGATAAAAACAACGTGGTGCACCAGCGCGAGGTAAATGTGGCCTCGGAAATGCCTGACTTGTACGTGCTTAAGGATGGCATTGCGCCTTCCGACAAGATTCTGCTCGAAGGTATCCGCAAGGTGAAGGACGGCGACAAGATTAGCTACACTTATGAAGCACCGGAGAAAGTGCTGCCCAGGCTGAAAGTGTACTCTGAGTAG
- a CDS encoding efflux RND transporter permease subunit, translated as MFSKFIRRPVFAIVISVVIVFMGVLAIKTLPTSQFPEISPPMVMVSCAYPGASAKVLTESVLIPLEQAVNGVPGMKYMTSDAVSAGEANIQIVFNLGTDPEQAVVNVNTRIAQVVNRLPVLVQREGLIVNRVVPNMLMYVNLYSKDKGTDMKYLFNYAGVNMIPEIQRINGIGRASILGSRQYAMRIWLRPDRMRAYNISADDVMKALGDQSVIGSPGRIGRSDGGRAEALEYVLTYQGRFNDVDQYKNVILKANPNGEMLRLKDVADVSLGSEFYDIYSNLDGYPSAAIMLKQTYGSNASDVIASVKEKLQELKKSMPPGMDYKISYDVSNFLDASTENVIHTLRDAFILVAIVVFLFLGDWRSTLIPIIAVPVSLIGAFTAMQAFGLTINMITLFALVLAIGIVVDDAIVVVEAVHAKMEEKHLSPFGAVKEVIGEISGAIIAITILMTAVFVPVAFMSGPVGIFYRQFSITMATSIVISGVVALTLTPVLCAMILTNTHGQPRKKTPINRFIDWFNRGFEKLTGRYTNVLEKLVDRRVFTFGVLIVFALGIFGISAKLPSGFIPAEDQGMLYAIIQTPPGSTLERTNDISQRLQQLAKNVPGIESISTLAGYEVLTEGRGSNAGTCLISLKPWGERKESIHDIVESLEKKAHEIPGATIEFFEPPAVPGYGAAGGFQLQLLDKTNSGDYKALEKVNEDFMAQLKKRKELAGLFTFFSANYPQYELKIDNDLAMQKGVSIGNAMNTLSIMIGSTYELGFIKYQRFFKVYVQAEPQYRRLPQDILNMWVKNDKGEMVPFSAFMHIEKTQGANEINRYNMYTTASIRGDAAEGYSSGEAIKAVQEVAAKTLPRGYDIDWGGLSKDEVSRGNEAIYIFLIVLAFVYMVLAAQYESFLLPLAVIFSLPAGIFGAFLLIKLAGLANNIYAQVGLVMLVGLLGKNAVLIVEFAVQEHEHGMSVRDAAIAGAKARFRPILMTSFAFIAGLIPLVIATGAGAIGNRTIGTAALGGMLFGTVFGVIIVPGLYYVFGTMAEGRKLIDDENEYPVSEGFEPRVLVEEEVESHA; from the coding sequence ATGTTCAGTAAATTCATTCGTAGGCCAGTGTTTGCCATCGTGATTTCGGTGGTAATCGTGTTCATGGGCGTGCTGGCCATCAAGACCCTGCCCACCTCGCAGTTTCCGGAGATTTCGCCGCCCATGGTTATGGTGAGCTGCGCCTACCCGGGGGCTAGCGCCAAGGTGCTCACCGAGTCGGTGCTCATTCCGCTGGAGCAGGCCGTGAACGGTGTGCCAGGCATGAAGTACATGACCTCCGACGCCGTGAGTGCCGGCGAGGCCAACATTCAGATTGTATTTAACCTGGGCACCGACCCCGAGCAGGCGGTAGTGAACGTGAATACCCGCATTGCGCAGGTGGTAAACCGCCTGCCGGTGCTGGTGCAGCGAGAAGGTCTCATTGTGAACCGCGTGGTGCCTAACATGCTGATGTACGTGAACTTGTATAGCAAAGACAAGGGCACGGACATGAAATACCTGTTCAACTACGCCGGGGTGAACATGATACCCGAGATTCAGCGCATCAACGGTATCGGGCGGGCTAGCATCCTGGGTAGCCGGCAGTATGCCATGCGCATCTGGCTGCGGCCCGACCGCATGCGGGCCTATAATATCTCGGCCGACGACGTGATGAAGGCGCTGGGCGACCAGAGCGTGATTGGCTCGCCGGGCCGTATTGGCCGCTCGGACGGGGGCCGCGCCGAAGCCCTCGAATACGTACTGACGTACCAGGGCCGCTTCAACGATGTGGACCAGTACAAGAACGTTATTCTGAAAGCGAACCCCAACGGTGAGATGCTGCGCCTGAAGGATGTGGCCGATGTGTCGCTAGGCTCCGAATTTTACGACATCTACTCCAATCTTGATGGCTACCCCTCGGCGGCTATTATGCTGAAGCAGACCTACGGCAGCAACGCCAGCGACGTAATTGCCAGCGTGAAGGAGAAGTTGCAGGAGCTGAAAAAGAGTATGCCGCCCGGCATGGACTACAAAATCAGCTACGACGTGTCGAACTTCCTCGACGCCTCGACCGAGAACGTAATTCACACCCTGCGCGACGCCTTTATCCTGGTGGCCATTGTGGTGTTCCTGTTTTTGGGCGACTGGCGCTCGACGCTCATCCCGATTATCGCCGTGCCGGTTTCGCTCATTGGTGCGTTCACGGCCATGCAGGCATTTGGGCTGACTATCAACATGATTACGCTCTTCGCGCTGGTACTCGCCATCGGTATCGTGGTCGACGACGCCATTGTGGTGGTAGAAGCCGTGCACGCCAAGATGGAGGAGAAGCACCTCTCGCCGTTTGGCGCGGTGAAGGAAGTAATCGGCGAAATCAGCGGGGCCATCATCGCCATCACCATCCTGATGACGGCCGTGTTCGTGCCGGTAGCCTTCATGAGTGGCCCGGTAGGTATTTTCTACCGCCAGTTCTCGATTACGATGGCTACATCCATTGTGATTTCGGGAGTCGTAGCGCTCACGCTCACGCCGGTGCTGTGCGCCATGATTCTGACCAATACGCACGGCCAGCCCCGCAAAAAAACGCCCATTAACCGCTTCATCGACTGGTTTAACCGCGGCTTTGAAAAGCTAACCGGGCGCTACACCAACGTACTGGAGAAGCTGGTAGACCGCCGCGTGTTCACTTTCGGCGTGTTGATAGTGTTCGCACTGGGCATCTTTGGTATCTCGGCCAAGCTGCCTTCAGGCTTCATCCCGGCCGAAGACCAGGGCATGCTCTACGCCATCATTCAGACGCCGCCCGGCTCGACGCTGGAGCGCACCAATGATATTTCGCAGCGCCTGCAGCAACTAGCGAAGAACGTGCCCGGAATCGAGAGCATTTCGACCCTGGCCGGCTACGAAGTACTGACTGAGGGCCGCGGCTCGAACGCCGGCACCTGTCTCATCAGCCTCAAGCCCTGGGGCGAACGCAAGGAATCCATCCACGACATTGTGGAAAGCCTGGAAAAAAAGGCCCACGAGATTCCGGGCGCGACCATCGAATTCTTTGAGCCGCCGGCAGTACCGGGCTACGGCGCGGCGGGTGGCTTCCAGCTTCAGCTGCTCGACAAAACCAACTCGGGCGACTACAAGGCGCTGGAAAAAGTAAACGAAGACTTCATGGCCCAGCTCAAAAAGCGTAAGGAGCTAGCCGGCTTGTTCACCTTCTTCTCGGCCAACTACCCGCAGTACGAGTTGAAGATTGACAACGACCTGGCCATGCAGAAGGGCGTGAGCATCGGCAACGCCATGAACACGCTGAGCATCATGATTGGCTCGACCTACGAGCTGGGCTTTATTAAGTACCAGCGCTTTTTCAAGGTGTACGTGCAGGCGGAGCCGCAGTACCGGCGCCTGCCCCAGGACATCCTGAACATGTGGGTGAAAAACGACAAGGGCGAAATGGTGCCGTTCTCGGCTTTTATGCACATCGAGAAGACGCAGGGCGCCAACGAAATCAATCGCTACAACATGTACACCACGGCGAGTATCCGCGGTGATGCGGCCGAGGGCTACAGCTCGGGCGAGGCCATCAAAGCGGTGCAGGAAGTAGCGGCCAAAACCTTGCCCCGCGGCTACGACATCGACTGGGGCGGCTTGTCGAAGGACGAAGTATCGCGCGGCAACGAGGCCATCTATATCTTCCTGATTGTGCTGGCGTTCGTGTACATGGTACTCGCCGCCCAGTACGAGAGCTTCCTGCTGCCGCTGGCGGTAATCTTCTCGCTGCCGGCCGGTATTTTTGGGGCTTTCCTGCTCATCAAGCTAGCCGGCCTGGCCAACAACATCTACGCCCAGGTGGGCCTCGTGATGCTGGTGGGCCTGCTGGGTAAAAACGCCGTGCTTATCGTCGAATTTGCCGTGCAGGAGCACGAGCACGGCATGAGCGTGCGCGACGCGGCCATTGCCGGGGCCAAAGCTCGTTTTCGCCCCATCCTAATGACGTCGTTTGCTTTCATTGCCGGCCTTATTCCGCTGGTGATTGCGACCGGCGCCGGGGCCATCGGCAACCGCACCATTGGCACGGCGGCGCTCGGGGGGATGCTGTTCGGCACCGTGTTCGGGGTGATTATCGTGCCCGGCCTGTACTACGTCTTTGGCACGATGGCCGAAGGACGCAAGCTGATTGACGATGAAAACGAGTACCCGGTAAGCGAAGGGTTCGAGCCGCGGGTTTTAGTGGAAGAAGAAGTAGAGTCTCATGCTTAA
- a CDS encoding TolC family protein — translation MLKRRIYQGLTAAGLALAVAGCKLPELAQRNVNRAVPATYNNSTQDTTSTARVRWQEFFTDPNLKALIDTALQRNQELNITLQELQIARNEIQVRKGEYLPSVSIGVRTDVEKPGRYTLQGATEEAINIQPDRRTPTPLANYQLGAFASWEVDIWHKLRNARKSAATRYLASVEGKNFTVTNLIAEIANSYYELLALDNQLAIIKQNIEIQENALRIVRQEKENAKVTELAVKRFEAQVQNTISLQYNTQQRITETENRINFLLGRYPQPITRDDQAFNSLVPTAVQAGIPAQLLSNRPDIRQAEQQLAAAKLDVQVARANFYPSLSISAGAGFEAFKPGLLFNSPESMLYNLAGDLMAPLVNRIGIKALYGTANALQIQAVYNYERTVLNAYIEVANQLSNISNLQNSYDAKLKEVQALNQSIRISNSLFKAVRADYTEVLITQRDALESKFDLTETKMKQLNATVNVYRALGGGWN, via the coding sequence ATGCTTAAAAGACGCATCTATCAAGGCCTGACCGCCGCCGGCCTCGCGCTGGCGGTGGCTGGCTGTAAGCTGCCCGAACTGGCCCAGCGCAACGTGAACCGCGCCGTGCCGGCCACCTACAACAACAGTACCCAGGATACAACCAGCACGGCCAGGGTGCGGTGGCAGGAGTTCTTTACCGACCCTAACCTGAAGGCGCTTATCGACACGGCGCTGCAGCGCAACCAGGAGCTAAATATCACGCTTCAGGAGCTGCAGATTGCCCGTAACGAAATCCAGGTACGCAAGGGCGAGTACCTGCCCTCGGTATCGATAGGCGTGCGTACCGACGTGGAGAAGCCCGGCCGCTACACGCTGCAAGGGGCCACCGAGGAGGCCATCAATATTCAGCCCGACCGCCGCACGCCCACCCCGCTGGCCAACTACCAGCTGGGGGCCTTTGCGAGCTGGGAAGTCGATATTTGGCACAAGCTGCGCAACGCCCGCAAGTCGGCCGCCACGCGCTACCTGGCTTCGGTAGAAGGTAAAAACTTTACCGTAACCAACCTGATTGCCGAGATTGCCAACTCGTACTACGAGCTGCTGGCCTTGGATAATCAGCTGGCCATTATCAAGCAGAACATTGAGATTCAAGAAAATGCGCTGCGCATTGTGCGCCAGGAAAAGGAAAATGCCAAGGTAACCGAGCTGGCCGTGAAGCGCTTCGAGGCCCAGGTGCAGAATACCATCAGCCTGCAATACAATACCCAGCAGCGCATTACCGAAACCGAGAACCGGATTAATTTCCTGCTCGGCCGCTACCCGCAGCCGATTACCCGCGATGACCAGGCATTTAACAGCCTGGTGCCGACGGCGGTGCAGGCGGGCATTCCGGCGCAGCTGCTGAGCAACCGGCCCGACATCCGGCAGGCCGAGCAGCAGCTAGCGGCGGCCAAGCTCGACGTGCAGGTGGCGCGGGCCAATTTCTATCCGTCGCTAAGTATCTCGGCGGGGGCTGGCTTTGAGGCCTTTAAGCCGGGCCTGCTGTTCAACTCGCCCGAGTCGATGCTCTATAACCTGGCCGGCGACCTGATGGCGCCGCTCGTCAACCGCATTGGCATTAAAGCCTTGTACGGCACGGCCAATGCGTTGCAGATTCAGGCGGTGTACAACTACGAGCGCACCGTGCTGAACGCCTACATCGAAGTGGCCAACCAACTCTCGAACATCAGCAACCTGCAAAACAGCTACGATGCCAAGCTGAAGGAAGTGCAGGCCCTGAACCAGTCCATTCGTATCTCCAACAGCCTGTTTAAGGCCGTGCGGGCCGACTACACGGAGGTGCTGATTACCCAGCGCGACGCCCTGGAATCAAAGTTTGACCTGACCGAAACCAAGATGAAGCAGCTCAATGCCACGGTGAACGTGTACCGGGCGCTGGGCGGCGGCTGGAATTAG